The genomic stretch ATGCTACTGCTTTTTGGATTAGTTTATTTACTGTAAGCAACCAACTTTCTCAAATCGTCAGCTTCCGTTGGTGGGCAAAGATGGCGAATCGATATAGTAATACTCAATTATTAATTTGGATTTCAATAGGAATGGCTTCTGCACCTATTTTAAATATTTTATCTACTAATTATATTTACTTATTTTTTGTAAACTTTACATCAGGCTTTTTTGTATCTGGAACTGTTTTAATTTTATTTAATAGCTTATTAGAATCAACAGAAGAAGAACATCGCACTTCTTATATTGCTAATTATAATTTCTTACTATCAATTATAGCCTTTATCGCCCCACAAGTCGGCGTATTTTTGCTTGAATCATTCAGTATGAATACTGCAATGATCATGTCAACGATCTTCAGAGGCTTATCTGGAGTTTTATTTGGTGTAATGGCATATAAAATGTCTCATTCAAATCAATTAGATTACAAGCGTGATAAAATCTCATTTTAAGACGTTCAGGTAAGAAGGACCAAGGAAAACAAAGTTAAAATCATAATTTTAACTTTGTTTTCCTGTCCTTTCTATTCATGTCCAACAATATTCCTATCGTTACCTTTAGGTTTATAATTATGTATTGGATTAGAAAGTCTTTATTTAGAATTCAGCAAGATACTATTCAAAATAATGCACAAAAAAAAGAGCCCGTTTTGGACTCTGATTAATTATATTCTTCTGGTAAATGCTCAACTTGAATTTCATAGCAAGTCAGCTGTGAGCCTAACATAATGCTATTCTCTTTAGAAGCCTGTTGCTCAGTGCGTTTTGCATGGGCTCCACGGAATGAATCAGAATTTACCCAGTTATGAAAGTTCTCCATTGACTCCCATGTTGTACATACTCTAATTTCATCATATTCCTTTACATCCATTGTTTTTAAAACTTGCATTCTAACAAAACCTGGAAATTTATGTATCCCTTTAGAAACTCTAAATCGTTCAATTACTTCGTCAGCATGACCTTTTACAACTTTAATTGTATTCGTTGTCATAATCATTTTAAATACCTCCTATTTTCATCTGAACGCGGTGCAAGTTGACTTCCACACACCAAAAGATAATTTCTTTTTTCGCTCAGCTTTTTACAAAACGTACTTTCTCATATTCATTCGTCTTACTTATATTTCTTTTTGGTGTAAAAAACGGTCGGTTACCGTTACTGTATATTTCTACATCTATTTCAAATATGTCATGAAACATTTGTTTACAAATAACACTTTCCGAATTTCCATCGTATTTGATTTGCCCATTTTTCATTACTATTAACCGATCGCTATAACTAGCAGCTTGGTTAATATCATGAAGAACCATTATAACTGTCATACCAAATCGATCATTTAGCATTTGAACTAATTCCATAACTTCCAATTGATGAGCAATATCTAAAAAAGTTGTTGGTTCATCTAATAAAAGTACACTTGGGCGTTGTGCTATTGCCATTGCAATCCAGGCTCTTTGTCTTTCTCCACCAGAGAGTGATTGTAAAAATCGAAACTCAAATGACTGTAAGTTGGTAACTTCTAGCGCCCAATCGATGATTTTTTCGTCTTCATCATCTAACTTTTGAAACCAGCCTTTATGTGGATTTCTGCCAAAGGAAACAAGTTCTCTAATTGTTAGATCAAGTTCACTGTTTTGAATTTGTGGAAGCATCGTTAATTTTTTTGCGATTGCCTGCCTACTTAGATTCTTTATTTCATTTCCATCTAATAATACAGCACCCTCATTAGGCTTTAAGAGATTTGAAATAATTCTTAGCATTGTCGACTTACCTGATCCATTTGGTCCAATTAGACTAACAATTTCTCCTTTAGTAATTTCCACATTAATATCTTTTAGTGAAAAAGTTTCG from Arthrobacter citreus encodes the following:
- a CDS encoding antibiotic biosynthesis monooxygenase encodes the protein MIMTTNTIKVVKGHADEVIERFRVSKGIHKFPGFVRMQVLKTMDVKEYDEIRVCTTWESMENFHNWVNSDSFRGAHAKRTEQQASKENSIMLGSQLTCYEIQVEHLPEEYN
- a CDS encoding ABC transporter ATP-binding protein; its protein translation is MLLTKDISFAHSETFSLKDINVEITKGEIVSLIGPNGSGKSTMLRIISNLLKPNEGAVLLDGNEIKNLSRQAIAKKLTMLPQIQNSELDLTIRELVSFGRNPHKGWFQKLDDEDEKIIDWALEVTNLQSFEFRFLQSLSGGERQRAWIAMAIAQRPSVLLLDEPTTFLDIAHQLEVMELVQMLNDRFGMTVIMVLHDINQAASYSDRLIVMKNGQIKYDGNSESVICKQMFHDIFEIDVEIYSNGNRPFFTPKRNISKTNEYEKVRFVKS